The Odocoileus virginianus isolate 20LAN1187 ecotype Illinois chromosome 12, Ovbor_1.2, whole genome shotgun sequence genome has a segment encoding these proteins:
- the LOC110146501 gene encoding D-dopachrome decarboxylase isoform X1: MPFVELDTSLPAGRVPAGLEKRLCAATAAILSKPEDRVNVTVRSGLAMVVNGSAEPSAQLLVSSIGVVGTAEENRGHSARFFEFLTKELDLAEDRIVIRFFPLERWQIGKKGTVMTFL, translated from the exons ATGCCGTTCGTTGAGCTGGACACGAGCTTGCCCGCCGGCCGCGTCCCCGCGGGGCTGGAGAAGCGACTCTGCGCGGCCACTGCCGCCATCCTGAGCAAGCCTGAGGAC CGCGTGAACGTGACGGTGCGGTCCGGCCTGGCCATGGTTGTGAACGGCTCGGCGGAGCCCAGCGCCCAGCTGCTCGTCTCCTCCATCGGTGTGGTGGGCACGGCCGAGGAGAACCGCGGCCACAGCGCGCGCTTCTTCGAGTTCCTCACCAAGGAGCTGGACCTGGCCGAGGACCG GATAGTGATCCGCTTTTTCCCCTTGGAGCGCTGGCAGATTGGCAAGAAGGGGACAGTCATGACCTTTTTATGA
- the LOC110146501 gene encoding D-dopachrome decarboxylase isoform X2 — protein sequence MPFVELDTSLPAGRVPAGLEKRLCAATAAILSKPEDRVNVTVRSGLAMVVNGSAEPSAQLLVSSIGVVGTAEENRGHSARFFEFLTKELDLAEDRKTGVIF from the exons ATGCCGTTCGTTGAGCTGGACACGAGCTTGCCCGCCGGCCGCGTCCCCGCGGGGCTGGAGAAGCGACTCTGCGCGGCCACTGCCGCCATCCTGAGCAAGCCTGAGGAC CGCGTGAACGTGACGGTGCGGTCCGGCCTGGCCATGGTTGTGAACGGCTCGGCGGAGCCCAGCGCCCAGCTGCTCGTCTCCTCCATCGGTGTGGTGGGCACGGCCGAGGAGAACCGCGGCCACAGCGCGCGCTTCTTCGAGTTCCTCACCAAGGAGCTGGACCTGGCCGAGGACCG GAAAACAGGAGTAATCTTCTAG